One part of the Plasmodium cynomolgi strain B DNA, scaffold: 0519, whole genome shotgun sequence genome encodes these proteins:
- a CDS encoding hypothetical protein (putative), with amino-acid sequence MSFRDELYSQYFYKSLYKLEDLSGYIDACSSLVNLQLGSSIKIICPRFLKYLKTIYKATCNPDDTYDVCLLLNYWVYSRLFNILKIKGVCYVHIAYGNLQRVWSDFLEDRSYPELCKPINEMVSDRNWR; translated from the coding sequence ATGTCATTTAGAGATGAATTATAttcccaatatttttataaatcttTGTATAAGTTAGAAGATTTAAGCGGATACATTGATGCTTGCAGCTCATTAGTTAATTTACAATTAGGTAGCagtattaaaataatttgtccaaggtttttaaaatatttaaaaactaTTTATAAAGCAACATGTAATCCAGATGATACGTATGATGTTTGCTTACTTTTGAATTATTGGGTATATAGTagattatttaatattttgaaaattaaagGTGTATGCTATGTTCATATAGCTTACGGAAATCTTCAAAGAGTATGGTCTGATTTTCTTGAAGATAGATCTTACCCTGAATTATGTAAACCCATTAATGAAATGGTTAGTGATAGAAATTGGAGATAA